Proteins from a genomic interval of Collinsella sp. zg1085:
- a CDS encoding polyprenyl synthetase family protein produces MSGSFLAFLAEHVEPLNEHLKTAYLGQTNPAQTVSADLERYLFEPLTRFTQNGGKRVRPLICMLAAKAVGGDFWQAYSAAAAIEHFQSAALIHDDIADHSQLRRGEPCLHIQMGEALAINCGDLALTWVVHTVLEDKTLQDSIKLLIIDELTAMTTRTIEGQALDLGWARDERFDLSVEDYLNMARLKTSYYSAATPLACGAIIGGGSPEQIEALRSFGMDAGLAFQIQDDLLNLDVRDGAPEKDQGSDITEGKRTLIAIHALTHAQCAQREELIALLKANTSEPQKIARAIELFDACGSRDFAAQQAKQLVERAKSHLAGIEFEPESYRLFMDMADYFIHRVH; encoded by the coding sequence GTGTCTGGTTCCTTTCTTGCCTTTTTAGCAGAGCATGTTGAGCCGCTCAACGAGCACCTTAAAACTGCCTATTTAGGGCAAACAAACCCCGCGCAAACAGTGTCGGCAGACTTAGAGCGCTATCTCTTTGAGCCGCTCACACGCTTTACGCAAAACGGCGGCAAGCGCGTACGTCCGCTCATATGCATGCTGGCAGCCAAAGCTGTCGGCGGCGACTTTTGGCAAGCGTACTCAGCAGCTGCAGCCATTGAGCATTTTCAAAGTGCGGCGCTTATTCATGACGATATTGCCGATCACAGCCAACTACGACGCGGCGAGCCCTGCCTGCACATACAGATGGGTGAAGCACTTGCAATCAACTGTGGAGATTTAGCCCTGACTTGGGTAGTGCATACCGTACTCGAGGACAAAACACTCCAGGATAGCATCAAGCTATTGATTATCGACGAGCTAACCGCTATGACAACGCGCACAATTGAGGGACAAGCACTTGACTTGGGTTGGGCACGTGATGAGCGCTTTGACCTTTCTGTTGAAGATTATTTGAATATGGCGCGGCTTAAGACATCCTATTACAGCGCTGCAACGCCGCTTGCCTGCGGTGCCATTATCGGCGGTGGCAGCCCTGAACAAATTGAGGCGCTGCGCAGCTTTGGTATGGACGCTGGCTTGGCATTTCAAATTCAAGACGATCTTCTCAACCTTGATGTTCGCGATGGCGCGCCTGAAAAAGACCAAGGTAGCGACATCACAGAGGGAAAGCGCACGTTAATAGCTATTCACGCACTTACTCATGCTCAATGCGCTCAGCGCGAGGAGCTTATTGCGCTACTTAAGGCAAATACCTCTGAACCTCAAAAGATAGCACGGGCTATTGAGCTTTTTGATGCATGTGGTTCCCGCGATTTTGCAGCTCAGCAGGCAAAGCAGCTGGTAGAACGTGCAAAATCGCATCTTGCGGGTATTGAATTTGAACCAGAAAGTTATCGCCTGTTCATGGACATGGCAGACTATTTTATTCATCGGGTACACTAG
- the galE gene encoding UDP-glucose 4-epimerase GalE, translated as MSDTQTNSKGCVLVTGGAGFIGSHTVVELLEAGYQAVVVDDLSNASAVALERVAAIVGKKNAERLHFYEANLLDREALDHIFTSHAIDCVIHFAGYKAVGESVSKPIEYYHNNLGSTLALVDVMRAHECKSIIFSSSSTVYGDPDEPPVTELSPKKMVTNPYGWTKWMIEQILTDIYSSDPAWNVVLLRYFNPIGAHPSGLIGEDPKGIPNNLVPYVAQVAVGKLEAVQVFGNDYPTPDGTGVRDYIHVVDLAQGHLAALNWMHGKTGVEIFNLGTGTGSSVLEVIHAFEAAAGKPIPYVIRERRAGDIAANWCDASKAEQMLGWKARFDITDMCRDSWAWQSANPNGFEDAQ; from the coding sequence ATGTCAGATACACAAACCAACAGCAAAGGCTGTGTCCTCGTAACCGGCGGTGCGGGCTTTATTGGGTCACATACCGTTGTTGAACTGCTCGAAGCTGGCTATCAAGCGGTTGTAGTTGACGATCTTTCTAACGCGAGCGCCGTTGCTCTTGAGCGCGTTGCCGCCATTGTTGGCAAAAAAAATGCCGAGCGTCTTCACTTCTATGAAGCTAATCTCCTTGACCGCGAAGCACTAGACCACATCTTTACTTCACACGCTATTGACTGTGTCATTCACTTTGCAGGCTATAAAGCGGTAGGCGAAAGTGTTAGCAAGCCTATTGAGTACTACCATAATAATCTTGGCTCCACGCTGGCGCTTGTTGACGTCATGCGAGCTCATGAGTGCAAATCTATCATTTTCTCTAGCTCATCAACCGTATACGGCGACCCCGACGAGCCACCAGTGACCGAACTTTCTCCTAAAAAGATGGTGACCAACCCCTATGGCTGGACCAAATGGATGATTGAACAGATTCTTACCGATATTTATAGCTCCGACCCCGCGTGGAATGTTGTTTTGCTACGCTACTTTAATCCCATTGGAGCGCATCCCTCAGGTCTTATTGGCGAAGACCCTAAAGGTATTCCTAACAATCTGGTGCCCTATGTAGCACAGGTTGCTGTTGGCAAGCTCGAAGCAGTCCAGGTTTTTGGCAATGATTATCCCACCCCTGATGGCACCGGTGTGCGCGACTATATCCACGTTGTTGACCTTGCACAAGGTCACCTTGCTGCGCTTAACTGGATGCACGGTAAAACAGGGGTTGAAATATTTAACCTCGGAACAGGTACCGGCAGCTCCGTGCTTGAGGTGATTCATGCCTTTGAAGCAGCCGCGGGCAAGCCAATCCCCTATGTTATTCGCGAGCGTCGTGCCGGCGACATAGCCGCCAACTGGTGTGATGCCAGCAAAGCTGAGCAGATGCTGGGCTGGAAAGCGCGCTTTGACATCACCGATATGTGCCGCGATTCATGGGCTTGGCAATCAGCAAATCCCAACGGCTTTGAAGATGCTCAATAG